In one window of Chryseobacterium sp. JV274 DNA:
- a CDS encoding NUDIX hydrolase — MKIKDTKSKETLRELIDTKDFVAHISVDCTIFGFHNNILKVLLLKYHDLDLWSLPGGFVFNDEDLREAAARVLFERTHLKDIFLKQFHTFGRIDRTENNVHQILLNNKGIEVPEDHWIFQRFITVGYCSLIDFSMANTFPDAFNESCEWFEVSNLPKMAFDHDRIIETGLEYLRMNINTEVAASNLLPEKFTMKDLQSLYETILGQKFRRNNFQRKILSLNILDRLEKLYDGSANKAPYLYKFKSKVHNSTNQYPISNDEEA; from the coding sequence ATGAAAATCAAAGACACAAAAAGTAAAGAAACACTTCGGGAACTTATCGATACCAAAGATTTTGTTGCCCATATATCTGTTGACTGTACTATATTCGGCTTTCATAATAATATTTTGAAAGTCCTTCTTTTAAAGTATCATGATCTTGATCTATGGTCACTTCCAGGTGGTTTTGTTTTCAATGATGAAGATTTAAGGGAAGCTGCAGCAAGGGTTTTATTTGAAAGAACACATCTTAAAGATATATTTCTGAAACAGTTTCATACGTTTGGAAGGATAGACCGTACAGAAAATAATGTTCATCAGATTCTTCTTAACAATAAAGGAATTGAGGTACCGGAAGATCACTGGATTTTTCAAAGATTCATTACAGTAGGTTATTGCAGCCTTATTGATTTTTCAATGGCCAATACTTTCCCTGATGCCTTCAACGAAAGCTGTGAATGGTTTGAGGTAAGCAATTTGCCCAAGATGGCTTTCGATCATGATAGGATCATAGAAACAGGGTTAGAATACCTGCGAATGAATATCAATACAGAGGTGGCGGCCAGCAATCTGCTTCCTGAGAAGTTTACGATGAAAGATCTTCAGTCTCTTTACGAAACCATTTTAGGCCAAAAATTCAGAAGGAATAATTTCCAGCGTAAAATTTTAAGTTTAAATATTCTTGACAGACTGGAAAAATTGTATGATGGCTCAGCCAATAAAGCTCCTTACCTGTACAAATTTAAAAGTAAGGTTCACAATTCTACCAATCAGTATCCTATATCCAATGATGAGGAGGCTTAA
- a CDS encoding MFS transporter, translated as MIIKLSKISLPLKLTFLIFSMVLNCMGLIILQLAEEKITYGELGFLESFKDLPIAFISLFAVGFINKTGTKKALISALIIVSFCSCLLPFIEVFWFFKLWFAIIGACFAIGKICVFGIIRNNISDEKSLAKTMNSVEASFMIGIFVVNTCFGWVVSSEYSEYWKFCFLLIAFLSALTIFLLSKITISEAKPLENKSIFSELSGFVTPSIMLFLGVIFFIVFIEQGFNSWLPSFYKNHLKVNSFFALQATSFLAVFSYAGRTITANIIRRFSLPGYYLSCMAFIISLLIIIVGVQYFDSADSKIILFLFPVIGLFLSPLYPVINSKMIAQMDKEKVNLFTSLIVIFSSLGSSVSSIIMAVLFEKQLLNFYPLYILSFVILLFVTSLVFFNVSKRK; from the coding sequence TATTCTGCAGTTGGCCGAAGAGAAAATCACTTACGGAGAATTGGGTTTTTTAGAATCATTTAAAGATCTGCCCATCGCTTTTATTTCTCTTTTTGCAGTGGGTTTTATCAACAAAACCGGAACAAAAAAAGCATTGATTTCGGCTTTAATAATTGTTAGCTTTTGTTCTTGTCTGCTGCCATTTATAGAAGTTTTCTGGTTTTTCAAATTATGGTTTGCCATCATCGGTGCCTGTTTTGCGATTGGTAAAATCTGTGTTTTTGGAATTATAAGGAACAATATTTCAGATGAAAAGTCGCTGGCAAAGACTATGAACAGTGTAGAAGCTTCTTTCATGATCGGAATTTTTGTAGTGAATACCTGCTTTGGATGGGTAGTATCAAGTGAATATTCTGAATATTGGAAATTTTGCTTTTTATTAATCGCTTTCTTATCTGCATTAACAATATTCCTTTTATCAAAAATTACAATTTCTGAGGCCAAACCATTGGAAAATAAAAGTATATTCTCTGAACTTTCAGGGTTTGTAACTCCTTCTATAATGCTATTCCTTGGGGTTATATTTTTTATTGTTTTTATAGAACAGGGATTCAACTCATGGCTTCCGTCTTTTTATAAGAATCATTTGAAAGTCAATTCATTTTTTGCCCTTCAGGCTACTTCTTTTCTGGCAGTATTTTCTTATGCAGGAAGAACAATAACAGCCAACATTATCCGAAGATTTTCATTGCCGGGTTACTATCTTTCATGCATGGCTTTTATTATTTCTTTATTGATCATTATTGTAGGTGTACAGTATTTTGATTCAGCAGATTCAAAGATTATTCTCTTCTTATTTCCGGTGATCGGTTTATTTTTGTCACCACTCTACCCTGTCATCAATTCAAAAATGATTGCACAGATGGATAAGGAAAAAGTAAACTTATTCACTTCTCTTATTGTTATATTTTCCTCACTGGGCAGCTCTGTAAGCTCGATTATCATGGCTGTTCTGTTTGAAAAACAATTATTAAATTTTTATCCGTTATATATCTTATCTTTCGTAATTCTTCTTTTTGTGACTAGTTTGGTATTTTTTAATGTTTCAAAAAGAAAATAG